GTCTCGCGGACGCCGAACTGTCGACAAGAAGTATGCGCGCTGTGTTGCGAATGGAGCAGGCGGCCGAACAGATCGACGCGCAACTGCGAGACCTGGCCGATTATGCAAGGCTTGACGCGGGCAAGCTCAAGTTGCGCATTGCGCCGGTGGATCTGATCGATATCGTGCAGCAGGTCGCCACACAGATGCGGCCGATGGCTGCGCTCAAGCGGCTGTCTGTACGAATCGACACGCGCGGCATCGTCTGGTTGATTCATTCCGATCAGCAACGGATACGGCAGATCCTGCTCAACCTGGTCGACAACGCAATCAAGTATTCGACCCAAGGCGACGTGCTGATCCGTGCGACGCAGCACATTGCTGCATCGGAATGCGTCACGCGGATCGCGGTGACCGACCACGGCATTGGCATCCCGGAGCAGGCCAAGGAAAAGCTGTTCGAGCCGTTCGTGCAGCTTGACGACGGCAACACGCGAAGCCACACGGGCATCGGCATGGGTCTGGCCATTGTCGACGGGCTGGTGCGACTGCTCGGCGGCCATATCACCGTTACGTCGACGCTCGGTGTTGGATCGACGTTCGAAGTCACGTTTCGCGAATCGACCGACTCGTTGATACGTCGCGCGCAGCCCGACGGCGACAGCCGAAGCGCGCTGCCGGACACGCCGCTGTGCGGCAAACAGGCGCTGGTGGTGGACGATCAGCCCCAGATGCGGGATGCGCTGGTCGCGCTCATGCGCAGCTTGGGCCTGGCCGTTACTGCCGTGGACTCGGCATGGGACGCCAGAGTCATGCTTAGCCAGCGGGAAGTGGATGTCGCGCTCATTGACCTGCAAATGCCGGGGGAAGACGGCGCTTCATTAGCGCGATGGATCCGGAAAACCGGCGCACCTCATTCGAAATTGATTGGCGTAAGCGCATCGGCACCGGAGCTACTCAGTGAAACGCAATTGGCCATGTTTGATGAACTTTTGATGAAGCCGGTCCGGATTGACGCGCTACGCGCCGCATTCGAAAACTTGCTGGATGGAGCGTCTTCATGAGCGTCGATAAGGTAGCACTGGTGACCGGTTCGGCCAAGCGGGCCGGCAGACAGATCCTGGAGCATCTCGCGAAGAATGGATATCGCGTGGCCGTACACGCGTGCACATCGCGCGATGAGGCGGAAACGGCCGCATTGGCGCTACAGCATGCCGGGTATGACGCACTGGCCTTCAGCGGTGACCTGCGGGACGCCGCGCAGATCGACCAGCTCATCCAGGATGTCTTCGCGCACTTCGGCCGGTTGGACCTGCTGGTCAACAACGCGGCGGTTTTCTGGCAAGACGATTTCGTCGACTTCTCCGTGCAGGCGCTGGATCAGGCATGGGCGGTGAACTGCAGGGCTCCGATTCTGCTAACGCGGGCCTTCCACGACTGCGCGAGAGCCACGGGTGCAACCGGCGCAGTGGTCAATGTTGTGGACCAGAAGGTGAAAGGCAACTTCCACCGCGACCACTTCACTTATACGGTCGGAAAGACAGCGCTGGGCAACCTAACGCAAATGCTTGCGATCTCGGCCGCGCCGGTCTTACGCATTAACGCGGTTTTTCCCGGGTTAATGTTGCCCAGCGACAGCCAGACTGATGCGGACTTTCATTACGCGGCCCGCCAGTCCAACTTGCTGGGTAGGGTGGCAGGCCCGGCCGATGTCGCAGCGGCGGTCCTGCTGCTGGCTTCCCCCGCCTACAACGGCACCGACTTCGTCATCGATAGCGGCCAGAACCTGATACCCGTGCAGCAGGACGTCATCTATCTGCATCGCGCCCCGCGGCCCTAGCCGGATGGCCCCCCGCCTTGAGCCGACGCGCCAGTTCCACGGCCACCCAATTCAGTCGCGCCGGCTTTTCAAAGGGTTTCACATCGTATTGCTGAATGACCCGCGCCACCTCATCCTCGTTCGCCTCGCCTGTCACCAGCTTGCCCGTGAGCAGCAAAATGGGTGCGTCGCCGTGACGCGACTGACGGATCGACTGGATAATCGCTTCGGCCGTGCCCGTCTCCAGTAGCCAGTCAACGATGAACCCGTCGAACACATTCTCCCCAAGCGCCGCGCGGAACGTGGCCTCCGTATTGTACGGCCGGGCAATATAGCCATGCGAATGGAAATACGAGCACATCTCTGCGGTCAATAGCGGATCGTCGTCCACTATCGCAATGACCGGGCTCGACTCAGGCGCGTCACGAGGGCGAATCAGAATCTGCTCCACCACGAAATAGTCGCCACCCGATGCCGACTCCACCGGATACACCTTCCAGCGACTGCCCTCCTTTAGCGCAACGAACTCCAGCCCCGATACGTCATGCGCCCTCTCTCCAATATCGGCTAGGCAACGATACTCAGCATCTCCCACATAAAACATCGCTTCTTGCATCTTCGCGGCCAGCGCCCCAACCGGCTCGCCTGAGTCCAGCCCATCGAGCAGCATCGCCGCAGATTCACCATACGCTTGCGCCACAGCCTTGACCTGCGCAATGGTCCACGGATTGGCGCCCTTCATCTTCCGGTGAGCCTGGGAATAACTTAGCCCAAGGATGCGCTGTACCTCCACCGCATGTTGGCGTTTGCCAACTCCATGGCGGTTCAGTAAATCATGAATTCGCATGGCAATCGCCAGCGACTCTTCTGAAACCTTGTCTTCGCTTGAAAACATGTAATGTCCGAATCGTTCTGCTCGGCCCCAACTTTAGGAGAAAACGCGCATCACATGCAATGTTCTTTTAAGAAACCCAGCAAAATATTGCTTGACATACGATGTTTAGCCGCTAATACTTGCATTCCGTACAACGATTTGACTTGCCATTGATGGGGTAAAGGGTATCCGCCATGAACGTAATAAATCCGACATGGTGCATAGGTTCGGGCAAACGCAATGGATTGAATGGCCTATGCCCGCGTCAATTCAGCGTTGCTTGTCGCGGACTCGATGAGCCGATATTGCAACGGTAAGACGTACGCCTGAACGGACTGGTCAGCCGGTTGCCCTCAATTGACGAATCCCATGCAGTTCAAACGATTGATAACGCAAAAGGCCATGCAATTCATTGCATGGCAGTAATCGCCGCATTGCGCCGCCGGGTTCATCCAAACCACGAGGCGCGTCTACGACATCGAACCGCTCCCGATGGCGCGCAGCCCTATCTGTACGGTTCGATCATGCTGGCCAATGTGAAGGCAAAAGCCACGTGGCCGTTTCCCTTAACGTGGAGGCAACAACGCTGACAATGAACGAGCGTAGTGCAGGCAGGCCTGGACAGCAGGCGACAGTACAGCAAGACACGAACGGACCGGTCCCACCTTTGCGGGTTAGGTGCCACGGGTGTCGAAGGCGGGACACAGCGGCATCGGAGGTGGCGGCATGAGCTTCGAGTCAGGTCCACGCGCGAACGCCGCCTTGGAACGGCCGTTGACACGTGACGAGCTCAGCCGCCATGCTGTCGCGTTCGAGGTGGCCAAATGGCTGCATATCGGCGCGGCGGCGGTCATCGTATTGCTGTGCATGATGATTATTTATCGCGCGCTGCAGGATATCGACGCAGGCCACGGCGGACAGTGGAAAATCGCCGCGGCGTTGTTGATCGGCCATCTGGCCGTGCTCTGGGCCATTTTGCGCGCGATGCGCAGCAATCGATATCGGCCGCTGGGCAAAGATGACGAACCGGCTGCCACGCTGCTGCTGGAGGGGATGCGGCACGACGCGCAAGTGCAGGCCTACTGCCAGGCCATCCAGGACGAGCCACGCGCATTGACGGGCCATGACATCGACGTCTTACAGCGCTATCGCCAATCCATGAGCGCAGGATCCGGCTAGTTCATCCGCGCTTGACACGCCGCCCGCACTCGCCGTAAAGTGAGCGCACAGATCTAGACAAGAGACTATCTGTAAGATGGTCTCTTGCGCGCATCGATCGCGTTGTCTGTTCAGGCCTCTTACAGAATCATGGGAATGGAGGCCGGCAGTGCAAGCCATCGCGATCAAGATTCGTGGCATTGAAGACATCATATCGTTCCTCGACTCACAGCCCCGCATCGCGGGCAGAGCCGGCCTCATCTGGTGGCTGTCGCTCGGTGGGTTGTTTCTCGACGCATTCTCGAATTCAGCGCTGAGCGCGGGCCTCGGGCCAATGACGCGCGATCTCCATCTGACGGCGGCGCAGGTGGCGCTCATGACGTCGTTCGCATCATGGGTGGCGATTGCATTCAATCCAATCGGCGGTTGGATGGCCGACCGCTGGGGCCGGATCCGCCCCCTAGTCATCGCGAAACTGCTGTCAGTGCTCGGCGCAGTGCTGGTGGTATTCGCGCCGCGCTTTGAAGTGATCCTGCTGGGGCGCTTCTTCGTTGGCATGGCGTATGGCATCGATTTCGCGATCGCCATGGCCATGCTGGCCGAGTTCACGCCAGCACGCTTGAAAAGCCGCCTGAACGCGTGGCAAGGCATGTGGTACACGGCGGTATGCACGAACTTGTTGTTGGCGTTGCTGTTCCACTCATGGAACGTTGGGGATTCGATCTGGCGCTACTCGGTTGCGGCCACTGCCGTATTTGGCGTCGCCATTTTGCTCATGCAGTTTGCATTCCTGATTGAGAGCCCGATCTGGCTCGCTCGCAGGGACAGACTGGATGACGCGGCCCGCGCGATGGCGCAAATCTATGGTCGACCATTCGTCGCTGCGCCGCTGCATGAGCGCGTGCCGCTGGTTAACCCGGCAACGCGCGGGCTGGCCAACGTGCTGTTGATCTTTCGCGGTGTGTACCTGCCGCGCACGGTCCTGGCGGCCACCGTGCAGATCGGACAATCGATCGAGTACTTCGCCATCGGCTGGTATTTGCCGCTGATCAGCGCGGCGCTGTTCGGCAAGGATTTCGTGTACGCGACGCTCGGTGCACTGGTGTTCAACGTATTTGGTATCGCGGGTGGCTTCACTTCGCCGCTGATCGCGCGCCGACTGGGCTTGCGGCATGCATCAGCCATGGGATTTGCAGCGGTCTTCGCGATGTTGCTGATACTAGGCCTGTTCCATGCCCAGATGCCGCTATGGGCATGCGTGGTTATTCC
This region of Mycetohabitans endofungorum genomic DNA includes:
- a CDS encoding ATP-binding response regulator, producing MSVYKLAGPQENYYWAPAQFKFNADRLENLLLRYASGDSQDLDEIQRSYEILVSKFSLISKPSDTTQVQLSVPDYVQAIAAIRHCLQTIDPLIVDLQPGDRSTARVIAGHLHALDESTLRLAQGIGEAENKRRDIALEDFRHKRRVLWASYISAASLTSTLLIVLAIATYRGMRAAWRERTWRIAEQSATAAANASLKAKSAFLGAIGHEIRTPLQTISAGLSSLADAELSTRSMRAVLRMEQAAEQIDAQLRDLADYARLDAGKLKLRIAPVDLIDIVQQVATQMRPMAALKRLSVRIDTRGIVWLIHSDQQRIRQILLNLVDNAIKYSTQGDVLIRATQHIAASECVTRIAVTDHGIGIPEQAKEKLFEPFVQLDDGNTRSHTGIGMGLAIVDGLVRLLGGHITVTSTLGVGSTFEVTFRESTDSLIRRAQPDGDSRSALPDTPLCGKQALVVDDQPQMRDALVALMRSLGLAVTAVDSAWDARVMLSQREVDVALIDLQMPGEDGASLARWIRKTGAPHSKLIGVSASAPELLSETQLAMFDELLMKPVRIDALRAAFENLLDGASS
- a CDS encoding SDR family oxidoreductase — protein: MSVDKVALVTGSAKRAGRQILEHLAKNGYRVAVHACTSRDEAETAALALQHAGYDALAFSGDLRDAAQIDQLIQDVFAHFGRLDLLVNNAAVFWQDDFVDFSVQALDQAWAVNCRAPILLTRAFHDCARATGATGAVVNVVDQKVKGNFHRDHFTYTVGKTALGNLTQMLAISAAPVLRINAVFPGLMLPSDSQTDADFHYAARQSNLLGRVAGPADVAAAVLLLASPAYNGTDFVIDSGQNLIPVQQDVIYLHRAPRP
- a CDS encoding helix-turn-helix domain-containing protein — its product is MFSSEDKVSEESLAIAMRIHDLLNRHGVGKRQHAVEVQRILGLSYSQAHRKMKGANPWTIAQVKAVAQAYGESAAMLLDGLDSGEPVGALAAKMQEAMFYVGDAEYRCLADIGERAHDVSGLEFVALKEGSRWKVYPVESASGGDYFVVEQILIRPRDAPESSPVIAIVDDDPLLTAEMCSYFHSHGYIARPYNTEATFRAALGENVFDGFIVDWLLETGTAEAIIQSIRQSRHGDAPILLLTGKLVTGEANEDEVARVIQQYDVKPFEKPARLNWVAVELARRLKAGGHPARAAGRDADR
- a CDS encoding MFS transporter, whose amino-acid sequence is MQAIAIKIRGIEDIISFLDSQPRIAGRAGLIWWLSLGGLFLDAFSNSALSAGLGPMTRDLHLTAAQVALMTSFASWVAIAFNPIGGWMADRWGRIRPLVIAKLLSVLGAVLVVFAPRFEVILLGRFFVGMAYGIDFAIAMAMLAEFTPARLKSRLNAWQGMWYTAVCTNLLLALLFHSWNVGDSIWRYSVAATAVFGVAILLMQFAFLIESPIWLARRDRLDDAARAMAQIYGRPFVAAPLHERVPLVNPATRGLANVLLIFRGVYLPRTVLAATVQIGQSIEYFAIGWYLPLISAALFGKDFVYATLGALVFNVFGIAGGFTSPLIARRLGLRHASAMGFAAVFAMLLILGLFHAQMPLWACVVIPSLFILLHSGGPGANGKSLSSLSFRGELRASANGVVGALGSIGAALGLLVFPLFLERYGLEQTFLILAVVPFVASVICLTIRWDPTRTTITPDNEPDAPQFKNAPSSKPALTNPAIEKTQP